The DNA sequence agagggaggtggaCTTGCGATGTACTGTAGAGACACTGTGCAAGCAGAGCCCCGCAGGCACATGCAACAGGTCACTGATTTAGAGTTTGTTGTCCTTAAAATTGAGGCTGCAGTCAAAGTGCTAATAGCGACTGTGTACAAACCGCCAAGTTTTCAACTGGGAATCTTTCTTCAAAACTTGAAAAAGGGCCTTGGTCATATGGCTGAGGTTTACTGAAGTTCTGCTTTAAAGAAGCCTCGAGCCCAGCATGTCTCAGAAGATAGTTAGGTTTAGTTTGGAGTTAGGCAGGTACCAGGGGGCTTGCTAAAGTTTTAGCTtcatgtcttgtgtcgatgagaagcctgtctgattgggatagtcgtatgtatgtgtgtagcttaatcactgctggcgaCAAGAGTGCTTGTCTCgtcccctgaccttgttgttacctgtgtataaattgtgaagactcctttactctgggctcattcacttggctcatgaatttgactgggtggtgagtccatctgcagatggttggattaaacttacagaaaagacagaactgactttactcttttataGACAGAAATTTCCGCCACAATTTGGCGACGAGTGATGGGATCACTTCTGTGAGAGAGACCCTTAAACTCAGTGCAGACGGGTACCCGGGAGCTCGGACTTCAAAACCTCAACCTCGCCATCACGTACGCACTTGAATCGATTCTTGCCACTTTCGGGTGGGCGTGACAGGTGTGTCAACAGGACAGGTTTGGGTTTTCGAACCACTGTAGAATCAAGGAAGCTTCAGAAaatttgtgtgtatgtacctgaaTCGATTCTCGCCACTTTTGGGTGGGCGTGACAGACGTGTCAACAGGGCAGGTTTGGGTTTCGAGCCGCTGTAGAATCAAGGAAGCTTCAAAAGGGTTTCAGTCCCTGTGAGTTTTTCTAGAGAACTCTGGTTTGTGATAGAGAGGAACTGAGAGCCAGCGAGCACTGAGATTTTCCTTCTTGGGAGTAGAGCAAATCATGTGGGAAATTGCCATTGTTTGAATAAACTTTGAAGGCCCGATCTCTATCGTCTAAATGACTGCTGGTGATCCGGTAGATGCCCGgatttgtccctctctctcgttagggggaaagtaatttctcaaagtgggtcGCAGTGCCAATTCCACCCAGGGCGGGGCAGAGGGAGGCGATCGCTGGTGGTTGAGAGCCTAAACACACCACCACCGTATGCCACCGTCAGCCACAGCCCGCACCACACACGGAGCAACTCTGTGTACAACCCCCTGAAGACAGAATTCCAGGCTCCCATGGTGTAGGTGGCGGGGAGTGAGGGTTGAGTGCAGCTGGTTTATAGGCCTTGGACATACAGTGACATGAAGGACGCTGCCGCGTTGATTCCAGACGTCCGCAATGGGGGAGCGGAGTTTGTGATTCAGCTCATGACCTTTTGCCGACAGTTCAAGCCCACCACTGCTGAACTGCAACGCCTGCTGATGGTTCAGATGGGTACAACGTGGGCCTGAGTTGTGGGCGACTACTCCGTGGAGGACATCAGGGTAGAGAACTCTGACTGGGCCAGCGACGACAATTTGGCATACAGAGACGTCATTGGACGTCTGTCTGATTCTGTAACATAGTCGGTACAGAATCAGACAGACCTTCCCTCTGAAATTAGACATGGGGAAGATTTCTGTTCCTCAACAACGAAAAGAACCGAAATTCGACAGGCTTGACAGAAACAGTCCAATTGGCTCAGTTGGCATGCTACGAGCACCAAGCGAGGGGTCGCGAACGAGGACGAGGAAAGGGACGCCGGGGCAGATTCAAAAATCGCCCTGGCACCTGTCATAGATGTGGAAAAATGGGACATTGGCAAGACAACTGCCCAGAGAACGACGCAACGGTCGACTGACTAGCTGAGGAGCCGAGTACAGTGACGGACGAATCTGGTTTTGACGcacaggctgaggaggagaagcaacCTACGCATCTTTCATGTGAGagcaccaacactgacacacacacaccacaagagATGTATGCCCTTACACTGCAAGCTATCACatatcttgaaaataaacaaaaaacagcagaagaaaagctAACTGCATTATAtgcttcattttcctctgaagcATACCAAAACAGGCCTACGCACACTCTCATAATAGGGCAAACATGCGCACCTTTTTGGTAGATTCAGGGGCAGCGATATCTCTCATTAGACATGATGCGCTAAACCCTACACCGAAGATGAGTGCACGCTATCTTAAAACCGTAGGAGTTTCAGGCTCCTCAATGACAGAAAGGTACACCACTCCACTTGCATGCGAAGATGAGCTACAGGGCCGTTTTAAACACTCTTTCCTGCTTTCTAAACACTGTCCCGTGAATCTCATGGGGATCGATCTGATGTGTGCTTTGGGTATCGGTTTAAGATCGACTCCGGAGGGGTTAGTGGTGGTTAGGGAAGCAGCCACATTCGTGAAGTATGGTAAAGAAGATCTTTTTTACTCACATCACTGGCAGCTCCCCCTCACAGCTCTTGATTCTGTAAATCACAccctcctgcagacagccagAGCATGCACAGCGCACACACGCAATACACATGCAGACATGGTGAGAGCACAAGACCTTCAGTGCACAGCACACATCTCCCTCGGTCCTGATACgagctttgaaaaaaactggtgcagggagagacaggggCAAGATAACTGAGGCTTGTGTGGTTGTATTGGAACgacaaaatgtgtgttgctTCTGTAACCTTGACGGATTCCCACTCTCAGCGTTTGTTCTCGGTACCGAACTCTGACCCTCACATTCCATTGATCAAACCAAAGGGGAAAGGGTGGCAGGAATTGGGACCATGGACCAGGGCGTGCAATGATGCAACAGGTTGGACACAGACATCCGATCCACATGTTGAGTATCACCGCCATTTGAGAGCATACAGAAAACGGTTTTCAGCTGTAATAACTGCAGTACGATCTGTTGAGCTCATACCTGACACAAAATGGGATTTGTCAAAATTTGTCAGGTCAAATAAGGGCtgttttgattcttttgatGCTTGTCATGAAggattttttgttgatgacgTCACTGAGGTACCAGAGTTAAGCCAAGTGCCAGCACACTTATGGGCACAGCATAAACATGATGTTGGGCTTATCAAAAATGCAGAACCTGTAATAATCACTCCAAAATCTTCCTACAGGCCATGCCAGAACCAGTATCCCCTGAAAAAAGAGGCTGTGGAGGGCATCAAACCAGTGTTTGAAGCACTCCGCAAGGCCGGCGTCATCGTTCCGTGTGAAAATTCACCCGTGCGCACGCCAATCTTCCCAGTCAAAAAGATCAAACAAGTGGGCCAGCCCGACGAATGGAGGTTTGTACAAGACCTACAAGCAGTAAATGCAGCCATTCATGCACGCGCGCCAACCGTCCCTAACCCTCACACCATTCTCTCACAAGTTCCACCCGACAGTAAGTGGTTCTCTGTTGTTGATCTAGCCAATGCTTTCTTCAGCATTCCTGTTCACCCAGACAGCCAATTCTGGTTTGCGTTTACGTTTGAAAATAAGACCTACACATTCACGCACTTGTGCCAGGGCCTGTCTGAGTCACCAACAATTTTTAACACAGCACTGTGCGACAATTTGGATTCTTTAAAGCTGCCCAGCAATAgtgcgatgatgatgatgatatgtgGATGATCTGTTGATTTGCTCTCCCACCAGAGAAGCCTGTGTAGCAGACACAGTGGCCTTGCTCTCCCATCTGGCTGATAACGGACACAAAGCAAGCCTGTCAAATCTGCAGTTTGCCTGTGAGAAAGTTGTTTTCCTAGGTCATGTGATCATAAGGGAAGGGAAGACTCTCTCCCTCCAGAATAGCTGCAATCCAGTCTATTCCGAGgcctctcaccaaaaagcaagtaATGAGTTTTTTGGGTATGACGTCATATTGCAGACAATGGATCCTGAACTACGCAGAAATAGAGGCACCATTGGCAGCAATCGCCCATGGGAAAGGCCTCAATGCGAACGACAAAGTTGAGTGGGCGACTGACGCTGACAAAGCATTCACTGACCTCAAACTGGCCCTGCAGTCTCCCCCGACTCTGGGCCTGCCCGACTGCTCAAGACCTTTCACCCAGACAGTCGACGAAAAGGGTGGGTCCATGACTTCCGTATTGCTACAAGACCACGGGGGCCGCAACAGGCCTGTAGCGTACTTTTCTTGATTCAGCGGCAggcttgcctgcctgcctcagagctgtggctgctgcagagaaagaagTGATGGCCTCTCGAGACATTGTAGGGTATTCTGATCTGACACTGCTGGTACCCCACGCTGTCTCCTTGATTTTGCTCGAGCAGAAAACCTCTCATTTCTCAGCTGCTAGGTGGCTGAGATACAACACCATTCTGCTAGAGCTCCCAAACATTACTGTGAAACGATGTACAGTTCTTAATCCTGCTACCCTTCTTCCCACAGCTGACGATGGAGAGGCACACAACTGTGTTGCTATCATTAATGAAGTCTGCTCTCCTagatctgatctgcaggaagTGCCACTTCAGAATGCAGGCCTGGAACTGTTTGTGGATGGCTCAGCATCAAGGGACCCAGGGACAGGAAAGAACCAAACAGGTTTTGCAGTCACAACATTACATGTCATTGTTCTAGCTGAACCTCTCCCCTCAAACTACTCCGCTCAAGCCGCAGAGCTTGTAGCCTTAACGAAAGCATGCACATTGGCCAAGGACAagtctgttaacattttcacagacagtcATTATGCCTGGGgagtttgtcattcatttggcCAAATTTGGGCAAACAGAAAATTCCTGACGGCTTCAGGAAAGCCAATTGCACATCACACATTGGTTGCCTCCCTCCTCGATGCTCTGCTGCTACCAAAACAAATCgctgtctgtaaatgtgaagcTCACACTAACAAACCTGACCTCATTTCACAGGGAAACGCCAGAGCAGACGCCGCTGCGAAGACAGCAGCTAAGCAGTgactaacaaaacaatgtgttgttatCCCTGCCTCACCACTGACACCTTTCGCAGATCTGCAGGAACTACGAGCGAAAGCCACTCCACAGGAGAAGGCCAACTGGAGGCAAGCTGGTTGCGCTGTCAAAGAGAATGTTTGGTATGGTCCTAACTACAAACCGTGCTTGCCCAAATATCTTTTTCCTCACTATGCTACGTTGACACATGGATGAGATCATGTGTCAAAAGGGGGAATGATGAGTGAGATACAAAGATATTGGTTCACAAAGGGCTTCTCAGCCTTCTCCCAAACTTTTTGCAAAAGGTGTGTGATCTGTGCCACAAACAATGCAGGGGGAGGTCTTCGGACGCAACAGGGTGCCCATCCACCCCCTGAAAGACCATTCAATCATTTACAAATGGATTTCATTGAACTAACACCTagtgagggaaagaaatacTGTCTCGTGGTGGTCGACATGTTTTCTAAGTGGGTGGAAGCTTTCCCTACATCCAAACAGGATGCGGCAGCAGTTGCAAAagctttaatcacagaaatcaTCCCACGTTGGGGAATTCCAgctaaaatatccagtgataATGGCACACCTTTTGTAAATACAGCCCTGAAAACTGTGGGGGACTACTTAGGTATTGACCTTAAACAGCACTGCGCCTACCACCCAGCAAGCGGAGGTGCcgtagaaagagaaaatggcaccCTGAAAAACAAGCTTGCTAAATGTTGCGAAGAAACAGGTCTGTCATGGACCAAAGCCTTGCCAACCGTCCTCATGCACATGAGGGCTAGAATCAGAGCTAAAAACAACCTTAGCCCTTTTGAAATCTTGTTTGGTCGACCTCTGCACACCGGGATTGGGCCCGGCACGAGACAGCTCCCAGGgacaggtcagtgtgaggatgaaatgttgcGTTATTGTGCAAAcctgtcctctgttctttctgaTATTCACAAACAGGTTAAGGACGCTCTGCCTGCCCCAGCAGCCCACAAACTGCATGATTTGGAGCCAGGGGATTGGGTCGTCATTCAAGATCTCAGGAGGAAGAACTGGAGAGCTCGCAGATGGAACGGTCCGTTCCAAGTGCTTCTGACCACGGAGACTGCAGTGAAGATCGCAGAGAGAGCCACCTGGGTTCACGCCAGCCACTGCAAACGGCACCAAAGTGCTTTATTGTAGAATAatcatgactgatgtttgagcatgtcttttgagctgtgaaaagaatctgttttccaagctgacttgattttttttatccttcactATTACTTACGAAGGAATTTTTTTATATAGTCTGTAGTGAGCATAGTATGCTCAAAGGGAGgaattgtgatggaaaaaaaccttttcatgatgggttgatgaattttgaactattttgttgaatatgatttcttaacatttatctaacttgcttcatgtgactgatatcttatgcaaatgtatgaacacctgacctctgccctatatgattgtaatagagtcacgaaccagccaaaactcagatagaaagtcaccctcttctcatgttttatgtctgaaaattttatgcttcgcacagagtcccaggtcatgcgtcatgaagttttaactttatgtgttgtgtcgatgagaagcctgtctgattgggatagtcgtatgtaggtatgtgtgtagcttaatcactgctggcgcagagagtgcttgtctctttccctgaccttgttgttatctgtgtataaattgtgaacactcctttactctggcCTCATTCACTTGGCTCATGAATTTGACCgggtggtgagtccatctgcagatggttggattaaacttacagaaaagacagatctgactttactcttttattgacagaaatttccaccacagcttGACTACAGCTtgatctgctctaactgccgAAAACAAGCTCCCCGCGCTCTAAATCGCTagatttggcaagaaaagacgtctgactgaaatgaatgatgaaacaagtgaaaccatttttccacactatgtttaggtcaaattcatacattttgagcaaaatctaacctgagaaagcatttttggcttgaatacagatgaatctgctctaactccgtcaaacaagctcccagcgctctaaatcgcttgattaggcaagaaaagacgtctgactgaaatgaatgatgaaacaagtgaaatcatgtatccacactatgtttaggtcaaattcatacattttgagcaaaatctaagctgagaaagcatttttggatAGAATACAGAATAATCTGCTCTcactccgtcaaacaagctcccagcgctctaaatggcttgatttggcaagaaaagacgtctgactgaaatgaatgatgaaacaagtgaaacgatgttttcacaatatatttatttcaaattcataTATTTTGAGCAAtatctaagctgagaaagcatttttgacttgaatacagatgaatctgctctgactccctaaaacaagctcccagcgctctaaatgGCTTGATTTGCAtagaaaagacgtctgactgaaatgaatgatgaaacaagtgaaaccttcttcccacactatgtttaggtcaaattcatacattttgagcaataTCTAAGCTGCGAAAGTATTTTTGGCATGAATACAGcttaatctgctctaactgcctaaaacaagctcccagcgctctaaatcgcttgatttggcaagaaaacacgtctgactgaaatgaatgatgaaacaagtgaaaccatttttccacactatgtttaggtcaaattcatacattttgagcaaaatctaagctgagaaagcatttttggcttgaatacagatgaatctgctttAAGTGCCTataacaagctcccagcgctctataTCGCTTGAttaggcaagaaaacacgtattaatgaaaacaatgttgaaacaagtgaaaccatgtttccacaatatgtttaggtcaaattcatacattttgagcaaaatatGAGCtcagaaagcatttttggcttgaatacagaatAATCTGCTCTcactccctaaaacaagctcccagcgctctaaatggcttgatttggcaagaaaagacgtctgactgaaatgaatgatgaaacaagtgaaacgatgttttcacaatatatttatttcaaattcataTATTTTGAGCAAtatctaagctgagaaagcatttttggcttgaatacagatgaatctgctctaaccccctaaaacaagctcccagcgctctaaatcgcttgatttggcaagaaaacacgtctgactgaaatgaaacaagtgaaaccttCTTTCCACACTATGTGTAGGtcaaaatcatacattttgagcaaaatctaagctgagaaagcatttttggcttgaatacagatgaatctgctctaactccgtcaaacaaagcatttttggcttgaatacagatgaatctgccctaactccctaaaacaagctcccagcgctctaaatcgcttga is a window from the Acanthopagrus latus isolate v.2019 chromosome 16, fAcaLat1.1, whole genome shotgun sequence genome containing:
- the LOC119034487 gene encoding uncharacterized protein LOC119034487 isoform X3; this encodes MCVASVTLTDSHSQRLFSVPNSDPHIPLIKPKGKGWQELGPWTRACNDATGWTQTSDPHVEYHRHLRAYRKRFSAVITAVRSVELIPDTKWDLSKFVRSNKGCFDSFDACHEGFFVDDVTEVPELSQVPAHLWAQHKHDVGLIKNAEPVIITPKSSYRPCQNQYPLKKEAVEGIKPVFEALRKAGVIVPCENSPVRTPIFPVKKIKQVGQPDEWRSDLQEVPLQNAGLELFVDGSASRDPGTGKNQTGFAVTTLHVIVLAEPLPSNYSAQAAELVALTKACTLAKDKSVNIFTDSHYAWGVCHSFGQIWANRKFLTASGKPIAHHTLVASLLDALLLPKQIAVCKCEAHTNKPDLISQGNARADAAAKTAAKQ